The proteins below are encoded in one region of Fodinibius salinus:
- the asd gene encoding aspartate-semialdehyde dehydrogenase encodes MPSHNVGILGATGAVGQKFIRLLENHPWFTISKLGASQRSAGKKYTNAVHWIEKTELPRQAADIEVSECIPDHFQDVDFVFSGLDSSVAGDIEQQFAEAGIPVISNAKNYRMHDQVPLLVPEVNPDHAKLIKKQSFTDDGSGWIVTNPNCVSVPLSMSLKPLAAAFGIESVIVTSMQSVSGAGYPGVSSLDIIGNVVPHIGGEEPKVQTESTKVLGNLADDIIDFNDFTIQATAVRVPTIEGHLLSVAVKLNNTPSSIQKAEQAFTEWDNPISDLDLPSSPDNPIRLYQKERYPQPRLHADREGGMQTAVGRLREGTVMDLGYVTMAHNTIRGAAGGAILNAELLVAKEYIK; translated from the coding sequence ATGCCTTCACACAACGTCGGAATTCTCGGAGCTACCGGGGCGGTAGGACAAAAATTTATTCGTTTACTTGAAAACCATCCATGGTTTACTATTTCTAAACTTGGCGCATCTCAACGCTCAGCTGGTAAAAAATATACCAATGCTGTTCACTGGATTGAAAAAACGGAACTGCCCCGCCAGGCAGCTGATATTGAAGTAAGCGAATGTATCCCTGATCATTTCCAGGACGTAGACTTTGTCTTTTCCGGACTGGATTCATCCGTAGCCGGCGACATTGAGCAGCAGTTTGCCGAGGCAGGCATACCGGTCATCTCCAACGCTAAAAACTATCGCATGCACGACCAGGTACCGCTTCTGGTTCCCGAAGTCAACCCCGATCATGCGAAACTCATAAAAAAACAATCATTCACCGACGACGGCAGTGGTTGGATTGTGACTAATCCCAACTGTGTTTCCGTTCCCCTTTCGATGTCACTGAAGCCACTGGCCGCTGCATTTGGTATAGAGTCTGTAATTGTTACATCTATGCAATCGGTTTCCGGGGCCGGTTATCCCGGAGTATCCAGCCTGGATATTATAGGGAATGTTGTACCGCACATTGGGGGGGAAGAACCCAAAGTGCAAACAGAGTCCACCAAAGTTCTCGGTAACTTGGCAGATGATATTATTGATTTCAACGATTTCACCATTCAGGCTACTGCCGTTCGGGTACCAACCATTGAAGGACACTTACTATCAGTAGCTGTAAAACTCAATAATACTCCCTCATCCATCCAAAAAGCCGAACAAGCTTTCACTGAGTGGGACAATCCCATTTCAGATCTGGACTTACCTTCATCACCGGATAATCCTATCCGGTTGTATCAGAAAGAACGATACCCCCAACCGCGACTACACGCCGATCGCGAAGGAGGCATGCAAACAGCTGTGGGGCGGCTGCGTGAAGGTACAGTTATGGATTTAGGATATGTAACGATGGCACATAATACCATCCGCGGTGCCGCCGGCGGAGCGATCTTAAATGCAGAGTTGTTGGTAGCCAAAGAGTATATTAAATAA
- a CDS encoding glycine--tRNA ligase produces MSVTELDSLDTLVSLAKSRSFIFQSSEIYGGLGAVYDYGPLGVELKRNIRDLWWESMTQKHDNIVGLDSAIFMDPKVWKASGHLDGFNDPMIDDKQSNKRYRADMLIENEIAKLRSKEKAEKADELQQLLDTAGSRDGLCEDLYNIIMDYEIRAPESGAFEWTEVRQFNLMFETQFGATSSGGDGDDSVYLRPETAQGIFVNFKNVMDTARQQVPFGIAQVGKAFRNEVVARQFIFRMREFEQMEMQYFVEPGTDGESYDHWLQKRMEWHKALGIREEKLRVEDHPEDKLAHYAEAAADIQYEYPIGWQEVEGVHNRTDFDLSQHKEFSGKKLSYYDQKKEERYIPYVIETSIGLDRTVMMVLADAYREEEVNGNTRTVLKMNPELAPTKVGIFPLIKKEKLQSLAHDITNELREDYNVLYDESGSIGKRYRRQDEAGTPFCITVDFDGVESEGEDTVTIRYRDDMTQDRVPVSRLKEVIDDKMKEWSPENS; encoded by the coding sequence ATGTCCGTTACCGAACTCGATAGCTTAGATACGCTTGTCTCACTAGCAAAATCGCGCAGTTTTATTTTCCAGTCATCTGAAATTTACGGTGGACTGGGAGCCGTTTATGATTACGGTCCGCTTGGTGTAGAGCTGAAGCGTAATATTCGCGATCTTTGGTGGGAATCAATGACGCAGAAGCACGATAATATTGTGGGGCTTGATTCTGCTATCTTTATGGATCCCAAAGTGTGGAAGGCTAGTGGGCACCTGGATGGATTTAACGATCCGATGATTGATGATAAGCAATCCAACAAGCGCTATCGGGCAGATATGCTCATTGAGAATGAAATCGCCAAACTCCGCAGCAAAGAAAAAGCAGAAAAAGCTGATGAGTTACAGCAGCTGCTGGATACAGCCGGCTCTCGGGATGGATTGTGCGAGGATCTCTATAATATCATCATGGACTACGAGATCCGTGCGCCCGAATCGGGAGCGTTTGAATGGACGGAGGTGCGCCAGTTTAACCTAATGTTCGAAACCCAGTTTGGAGCTACATCTTCGGGTGGCGACGGTGATGATTCGGTTTACCTGCGGCCTGAAACGGCACAAGGTATTTTTGTAAACTTTAAAAATGTGATGGATACCGCCCGTCAGCAGGTCCCCTTTGGTATTGCCCAGGTGGGTAAAGCATTCCGTAACGAGGTCGTAGCCCGACAGTTCATCTTTCGGATGCGAGAGTTTGAACAGATGGAAATGCAGTATTTTGTAGAGCCGGGAACGGATGGAGAAAGTTATGACCACTGGCTGCAAAAGCGTATGGAGTGGCACAAGGCACTGGGTATTCGCGAAGAGAAGCTGCGCGTCGAAGATCATCCTGAAGATAAGCTGGCACATTATGCCGAAGCCGCTGCCGATATTCAGTATGAGTACCCTATTGGCTGGCAAGAGGTTGAGGGTGTGCATAATCGGACAGATTTTGACTTGAGTCAGCATAAAGAATTTTCGGGCAAGAAACTTTCCTATTACGATCAAAAGAAAGAGGAGCGGTACATACCGTATGTCATTGAAACCTCTATAGGACTCGATCGCACGGTAATGATGGTGCTCGCGGATGCTTACCGGGAAGAAGAGGTAAATGGCAATACGCGAACGGTGCTTAAAATGAATCCAGAGCTGGCACCAACGAAAGTGGGCATTTTCCCGCTTATCAAAAAAGAGAAATTACAAAGCCTGGCACATGATATTACTAATGAGCTGCGCGAGGATTATAATGTGTTGTATGACGAATCCGGATCAATCGGTAAACGATATCGCCGACAGGATGAAGCCGGTACTCCCTTCTGTATTACGGTTGATTTCGATGGTGTAGAGTCGGAAGGCGAAGATACGGTAACCATTCGTTACCGTGATGATATGACCCAGGATCGTGTGCCGGTAAGTCGTCTCAAAGAGGTAATCGATGATAAGATGAAGGAGTGGAGTCCGGAAAATAGTTAA
- a CDS encoding alpha/beta hydrolase family protein, translating to MSKAKTILSTLIVICLLPLLGSAQSLSGDWRGNINIMGQKLHIITHFQKNDSSYSGTIDIPQQGAKGLGLQNISRTETDSISFGFPAGPGYASFAGIFKSDSVISGTFSQNGRQFSFELHRYDKKEEEQAKAEQQKDLPYHHKDLIIKNDSIDIGGTLTWPKNNKPEQLVIMMSGSGAQDRDETLRPLSDFKPFAVLADSLTTSNIATFRYDDRGVGQSTGSFGNTTLQMLASDVEAIIKYLTKRPKHNFKKIILLGHSQGGIVGGRVAAKNKKVDKLILMASPSLTLDKILQYQLKQNFIQNGFEEAKVEPALSAFQKALEAIHNENNVKAAKKHYEKKIGEMFRSLPNQNKPQIANFDSAASAQGKGLLQAFTNPQMQSLLFYDPTNDLKKLDIPVLALFGGKDVQVLAGKNKPPIKAALESAGVPYRIEVFEQANHLFQKADTGLPQEYGTLPNQFLDKFTSTIIEWINKSGGEAANHKK from the coding sequence ATGTCCAAAGCAAAAACTATTCTTTCTACTCTCATTGTGATTTGTTTACTGCCACTGTTGGGATCGGCCCAATCCTTGTCCGGTGACTGGAGGGGCAACATCAATATTATGGGCCAGAAACTGCACATCATCACCCATTTTCAAAAAAACGACAGCTCATACTCGGGCACCATCGACATTCCCCAACAAGGCGCAAAAGGGTTAGGGCTTCAGAATATTAGCCGCACCGAAACCGATTCTATTTCATTCGGGTTCCCGGCCGGACCCGGCTATGCTTCCTTTGCTGGTATCTTCAAAAGTGACTCTGTTATCAGTGGCACCTTCTCCCAAAATGGGCGACAGTTTTCGTTTGAACTACACCGGTATGATAAAAAGGAAGAAGAACAGGCAAAAGCTGAACAACAAAAAGATCTACCCTATCACCACAAAGATCTTATAATTAAAAATGATTCGATTGATATTGGTGGCACGTTAACCTGGCCGAAAAACAACAAGCCAGAACAACTGGTTATCATGATGTCTGGCAGCGGGGCCCAAGATCGGGATGAGACGTTGCGCCCACTCAGCGATTTTAAACCTTTTGCCGTTTTGGCTGACTCTCTTACTACAAGCAATATTGCCACCTTCCGCTATGACGACCGCGGGGTTGGGCAATCAACCGGAAGCTTTGGAAATACTACACTCCAGATGCTGGCTTCGGATGTAGAAGCAATCATCAAATATCTTACAAAAAGACCAAAGCATAATTTTAAAAAAATTATTTTACTGGGGCACAGTCAGGGTGGCATTGTCGGGGGGAGAGTAGCGGCAAAAAACAAAAAAGTTGATAAGCTCATTTTAATGGCTTCACCATCATTGACGCTTGATAAAATTTTGCAATATCAGTTAAAACAAAATTTTATACAAAATGGCTTTGAAGAAGCAAAAGTTGAACCTGCCCTTTCAGCATTTCAAAAAGCACTGGAGGCTATACATAATGAGAACAATGTAAAAGCAGCAAAAAAACACTATGAGAAAAAAATTGGGGAAATGTTCAGAAGCCTGCCCAATCAAAATAAACCCCAAATAGCTAATTTTGATTCTGCTGCATCCGCCCAGGGTAAGGGCTTGCTGCAAGCATTTACCAATCCCCAAATGCAGTCACTGCTGTTTTACGATCCCACGAATGATTTAAAGAAACTTGACATCCCTGTTCTGGCTTTATTTGGCGGTAAAGATGTACAAGTGCTTGCTGGCAAAAACAAACCTCCTATCAAAGCAGCGCTGGAGTCGGCCGGTGTGCCCTATCGGATCGAAGTGTTTGAACAAGCCAACCATTTATTCCAAAAAGCAGACACGGGCTTACCTCAAGAATACGGTACTCTCCCAAACCAGTTTCTGGATAAATTTACATCTACAATAATTGAATGGATTAACAAAAGCGGTGGCGAAGCGGCTAATCACAAAAAATAG
- a CDS encoding SdpI family protein has protein sequence MNTLTYAFKKEWYNILLVLLPFALLPFIWDQLPARIAIQWNFQGEVSGYGSKTFGSLITPVTNIFIYAVLLYLPKIDPKKRITIDQKPIPVLRTACVVFLVAIQGWILINALGYTIPSQGILFLGIAVFFLIFGNYLRIIKPNYFIGIRVPWALEDADNWRQTHRIGSYIWVSGGLLLIILYPFFELQTYSTLFTIITVLLALIPAGYSFYLYQKSN, from the coding sequence ATGAATACCCTTACCTACGCCTTCAAAAAAGAATGGTACAATATTTTACTCGTGCTTTTACCCTTTGCCCTGCTGCCTTTCATTTGGGATCAGCTGCCGGCACGCATAGCTATACAATGGAATTTTCAGGGCGAAGTGTCCGGCTATGGCAGCAAAACATTCGGTAGTTTAATAACCCCGGTTACCAATATATTTATCTATGCCGTGTTACTGTACCTGCCCAAAATTGATCCCAAAAAACGTATAACCATTGACCAAAAACCTATTCCCGTATTGCGTACTGCTTGTGTAGTATTTCTGGTAGCTATCCAGGGATGGATCCTGATCAACGCGCTGGGCTATACCATTCCCTCACAGGGAATTCTTTTTCTCGGAATTGCAGTATTTTTTCTGATTTTCGGCAATTATCTACGCATCATTAAACCCAATTATTTTATTGGGATCCGCGTGCCTTGGGCCCTCGAGGATGCCGATAATTGGCGCCAAACGCACAGAATAGGTTCTTATATTTGGGTAAGCGGCGGATTGCTGCTCATCATTTTATATCCATTTTTTGAGTTACAAACCTACAGCACCCTGTTTACTATTATTACTGTTCTGTTGGCACTCATCCCGGCCGGCTATTCCTTTTATCTGTATCAGAAATCTAACTAA
- a CDS encoding autorepressor SdpR family transcription factor, whose protein sequence is MNNLFKALSDPTRRNILQMLQDRDLSAGEIANEFDISKPSISHHLDILKQAELISGERDGQFILYSINTTVLEEAANWFLEMINKE, encoded by the coding sequence ATGAATAATTTATTTAAAGCCTTAAGTGACCCCACGCGCCGTAATATCCTGCAGATGCTGCAGGACCGCGATCTCAGTGCGGGTGAAATTGCCAATGAGTTTGATATCAGCAAGCCCAGCATTTCGCACCATCTGGATATCCTGAAACAAGCCGAGCTGATCAGCGGAGAACGTGACGGGCAATTTATCCTGTATTCCATTAATACTACCGTGCTTGAAGAAGCCGCCAATTGGTTTTTGGAAATGATCAACAAAGAATAA
- a CDS encoding superoxide dismutase family protein, protein MEKDKTKAEMSTDYSKAVAVVHPTKGNDVSGSVTFTKTDDGVRVQGNLEGLTPGMHGFHIHQYGDCSASDGTSAGGHYNPAGNKHGAPTDSVRHMGDMGNIEADADGNASIDFVDNTLSLNGSNSIIGHGVILHGGQDDLTSQPSGAAGPRKACGVVGIAKAEMMDDSGNGS, encoded by the coding sequence ATGGAGAAAGACAAAACAAAAGCAGAAATGAGTACTGATTACTCAAAAGCTGTTGCAGTTGTTCATCCCACAAAAGGCAATGATGTTTCAGGATCAGTTACATTTACCAAAACAGACGACGGCGTGCGCGTTCAAGGAAATCTTGAAGGATTGACGCCTGGAATGCACGGATTCCATATTCATCAGTATGGGGATTGCTCAGCATCAGATGGCACCTCCGCCGGTGGACACTATAATCCTGCCGGAAATAAACACGGCGCTCCAACCGATTCCGTTCGACACATGGGTGATATGGGCAATATCGAAGCCGATGCTGATGGCAACGCCTCTATTGATTTTGTAGATAATACCCTTTCACTCAACGGTTCAAATAGTATTATTGGACACGGCGTGATTCTGCACGGCGGCCAAGATGACCTGACCTCTCAGCCTTCTGGTGCTGCCGGTCCTCGCAAAGCTTGTGGTGTAGTAGGAATTGCAAAAGCAGAAATGATGGACGACTCTGGCAACGGCTCCTAA
- a CDS encoding alpha/beta hydrolase family protein — protein MRSEKITFEGTQGDPLSAQLDLPDTATDVFALFAHCFTCSKNLRSVKNISKTLNKRGIGIFRFDFTGLGESEGDFVDTNFSSNVDDLLQAASYLRKHHQSPTILIGHSLGGAAVLQAAGDIPESKAVATIAAPSDPEHVKKNLGAKLDEIESRGKATVTLGGRSFTIKKQFIDDLEANKMDDAIKHLDRALMIFHSPTDNTVGIDNAAHIYKTARHPKSFVSLAGADHLLMHEQDSKYVAEVLASWAGRYF, from the coding sequence ATGCGATCAGAAAAAATTACTTTTGAAGGAACCCAAGGTGATCCCCTTTCGGCCCAACTAGACCTGCCGGATACTGCAACAGATGTTTTTGCTCTTTTTGCTCACTGCTTTACCTGCTCCAAAAATTTAAGATCCGTAAAAAATATAAGTAAAACGCTGAATAAAAGAGGCATAGGCATATTCCGGTTTGATTTTACCGGGCTTGGAGAAAGCGAAGGCGATTTTGTGGATACCAATTTTTCATCCAATGTTGATGATCTGCTGCAGGCCGCCTCGTACCTGCGCAAACATCATCAGTCCCCCACAATATTGATTGGTCATTCGCTTGGCGGAGCAGCCGTGCTACAAGCAGCCGGTGATATCCCCGAAAGTAAAGCTGTGGCAACTATTGCAGCTCCTTCTGATCCCGAGCATGTAAAGAAGAACTTAGGTGCCAAACTGGATGAGATTGAGTCCCGAGGGAAGGCTACCGTTACCCTTGGCGGACGCAGTTTCACCATTAAAAAACAATTTATTGATGATCTCGAAGCTAACAAGATGGATGATGCTATTAAGCATTTGGACCGTGCACTCATGATCTTCCACTCTCCTACGGATAACACTGTTGGCATTGACAATGCCGCACATATTTACAAAACCGCCCGTCATCCTAAAAGTTTTGTATCACTGGCCGGCGCAGATCACCTACTGATGCATGAACAAGACAGCAAATACGTAGCCGAGGTGTTAGCTAGCTGGGCAGGAAGATATTTTTAA
- a CDS encoding VOC family protein: MSDNETPLFHLAFPVANLDETLSFYHDVLGCNTGRSSDQWIDFDFWGHQVVAHLSPDEAGKSSMNDVDGHAVPAKHFGLILEWEQWEQLAERLQEADVDFIIEPYVRFEGEPGEQATMFFTDPSGNALEFKAFRNKEQIFAT; encoded by the coding sequence ATGTCTGATAACGAAACACCTCTATTTCATTTGGCATTTCCGGTTGCTAATCTGGATGAAACGCTTTCTTTTTACCACGATGTACTGGGTTGTAATACTGGAAGAAGTTCGGATCAGTGGATTGATTTTGATTTTTGGGGACACCAAGTAGTTGCACATTTAAGTCCTGATGAAGCGGGTAAATCCAGTATGAATGATGTGGACGGACATGCAGTGCCGGCCAAACACTTCGGCCTTATTTTGGAGTGGGAGCAATGGGAACAGCTGGCCGAGCGCCTACAGGAAGCGGATGTAGATTTCATTATTGAACCCTACGTACGTTTTGAGGGAGAGCCGGGAGAACAAGCTACTATGTTTTTTACTGATCCCAGCGGCAATGCCTTAGAATTCAAAGCTTTTCGGAATAAAGAGCAGATTTTCGCGACGTAG
- a CDS encoding ABC-F family ATP-binding cassette domain-containing protein produces the protein MLQLDNISLTFGGDYLFDNISTVINPGERIGLVGPNGAGKSTLLRIIAGELEISSGDITMSKSATVGYLPQDGVDPDPELTVYEEMEKTFEGIRELEQQVQQEREKLASLEEDSAQYQKTMERVGSLQSRIEHSGAYSLESDIEKILMGLGFTPDDFHRPTTEFSGGWLMRIALGKLLLRKPMYLLLDEPTNHLDIESLRWIEQFLQNYEGAVIVVSHDKAFLNKITKRTLALEHGDLLDYSGNYDYYEEKHAERKEHLRKAYENQQQEIKEIQEFIDKFRYNASKAAQVQSRIKKLEKMDKIEIDEREQEISFEFPPPERSGAVVMELENIRKQYDNNVVFEDLSYSIDRGDKIAVLGPNGAGKSTMIRMIAGIEDIDRGQREPGHNVTTSYFAQHQADELNLDHTVFETMREAAPMAKETRLRTILGCFLFQGDDVFKKVSVLSGGEKSRLALARMLMQPANFLIFDEPTNHLDMQSKNILQQALKQYEGSFMIVSHDRDFLDPIVNKVLEVRPNETNTFLGNVSYYLEKVREREDEQKESASNENSSQDKTLSRKEERRLEAQKRQQKYEKLKPLKKQIDPLEEDIELMEARKEEIEELMAESDFYDDQEQVKEISVEYEKLKAELVETYAKWEELATEMSKIEEEFS, from the coding sequence TTGCTTCAGCTAGATAATATATCACTCACATTCGGGGGCGATTACCTGTTCGATAATATTAGTACTGTTATTAACCCCGGTGAACGAATTGGCCTCGTGGGCCCCAACGGGGCAGGGAAATCAACACTACTTAGAATTATTGCCGGTGAACTTGAAATTAGTTCAGGCGATATTACCATGTCAAAATCGGCCACTGTTGGATATCTGCCCCAAGACGGCGTGGATCCGGATCCCGAACTTACCGTCTACGAAGAAATGGAAAAAACATTTGAAGGCATCCGGGAGCTGGAGCAACAAGTACAGCAGGAACGCGAAAAGCTGGCATCACTCGAAGAGGATTCGGCCCAATATCAAAAAACAATGGAACGGGTAGGGTCGCTGCAAAGTCGCATAGAACACTCCGGGGCTTATTCGCTGGAATCAGACATCGAAAAAATATTAATGGGACTGGGATTTACTCCTGATGACTTTCATCGTCCTACCACCGAATTCAGCGGCGGGTGGCTGATGCGTATTGCCTTAGGCAAGCTTCTGCTTCGCAAACCAATGTACCTGTTGTTGGATGAACCCACGAACCATCTGGATATCGAATCATTACGCTGGATTGAGCAGTTCTTGCAAAATTATGAGGGCGCAGTCATTGTCGTATCTCACGACAAGGCCTTTCTCAATAAGATTACCAAGCGTACCCTTGCCCTTGAGCATGGTGACCTACTGGATTATTCCGGCAACTATGATTATTACGAAGAAAAACACGCCGAACGAAAAGAACACCTGCGAAAGGCTTATGAAAATCAACAGCAGGAAATTAAGGAGATACAGGAGTTTATCGACAAGTTTCGATATAATGCCAGCAAGGCGGCCCAAGTACAGAGCCGCATCAAGAAGCTGGAAAAAATGGATAAGATAGAGATTGACGAACGCGAGCAGGAAATCTCTTTTGAATTCCCGCCGCCCGAGCGAAGTGGGGCCGTAGTCATGGAGCTGGAAAACATTCGTAAACAATATGATAATAATGTTGTTTTTGAGGATCTCTCCTATTCTATTGACCGCGGTGATAAAATTGCGGTGCTTGGTCCTAATGGTGCAGGTAAATCAACGATGATACGTATGATCGCCGGCATCGAAGATATTGACCGTGGGCAGCGAGAACCGGGTCACAATGTAACAACCTCCTATTTTGCCCAGCACCAAGCCGACGAACTCAATCTCGATCATACCGTATTTGAAACAATGCGTGAGGCGGCCCCCATGGCTAAAGAAACGCGACTCCGTACGATTCTGGGATGTTTCCTTTTTCAGGGTGATGACGTTTTTAAAAAAGTGTCCGTGCTTTCAGGGGGCGAAAAAAGCAGGCTGGCCCTAGCGCGCATGCTCATGCAGCCAGCTAACTTTCTGATTTTTGACGAGCCGACAAATCACCTGGATATGCAATCTAAAAATATTTTACAGCAGGCGCTCAAGCAGTATGAAGGCTCGTTTATGATTGTATCCCATGATCGTGATTTTTTGGACCCAATTGTCAATAAAGTGCTGGAAGTACGCCCCAATGAAACCAATACCTTTTTGGGTAATGTCTCTTATTATCTGGAAAAAGTAAGAGAACGTGAAGATGAACAGAAAGAATCTGCATCGAATGAAAATTCATCCCAGGATAAAACGCTATCCCGAAAAGAAGAACGGCGGCTAGAAGCCCAAAAGCGACAACAAAAATATGAAAAGCTTAAACCACTGAAAAAACAGATAGATCCGCTGGAAGAAGACATCGAACTCATGGAGGCCCGAAAAGAAGAAATTGAAGAGCTAATGGCGGAATCTGATTTTTATGATGACCAAGAGCAGGTAAAAGAAATTTCAGTAGAGTATGAAAAGCTTAAGGCCGAACTTGTTGAAACATATGCCAAGTGGGAAGAGCTGGCCACTGAGATGAGTAAAATTGAGGAAGAGTTTAGTTAA